A genomic region of Rhodococcus pyridinivorans contains the following coding sequences:
- a CDS encoding metal-dependent hydrolase codes for MTNLQVRKMRFAFADYDVPFLWNEENPAFSSMANAVSFLAIGFEKMIVNMIREITPRITDPEVLEEANAFMYQEGQHSTAHRQHVKGLIKSYPELQETLDDVIGAFDKLTAETSPEYRLAYTADLEATFTPVFKLMLDNDAALFRPGDDRVASLFIWHFVEEVEHRSSALIIFDAVVGSDLYRMRQAPSVFKHVLDVIAIACEGFNKHVPLEERKIDTMSMFASHRRKQNLRRRLPFLQYQDHGPMPRAFDVLPLGEQLVALVGIIRSQMPKHNPDHEKLPALADVWFRRFDEGYDVSHWYTAETVGGRNN; via the coding sequence ATGACGAACCTGCAGGTCCGCAAGATGCGTTTCGCATTCGCGGATTACGACGTGCCGTTCCTGTGGAACGAGGAGAACCCGGCCTTCTCGAGCATGGCCAACGCCGTCTCGTTCCTCGCGATCGGCTTCGAGAAGATGATCGTCAACATGATCCGCGAGATCACCCCGCGCATCACCGATCCCGAGGTCCTCGAAGAGGCCAACGCCTTCATGTACCAGGAGGGGCAGCACTCCACCGCCCACCGGCAGCACGTGAAGGGACTGATCAAGAGCTATCCGGAGTTGCAGGAGACGCTCGACGACGTCATCGGCGCCTTCGACAAGCTCACCGCCGAGACTTCCCCCGAATACCGCCTCGCGTACACCGCCGATCTCGAGGCGACCTTCACTCCCGTCTTCAAGCTCATGCTCGACAACGACGCGGCGCTCTTCCGCCCCGGCGACGACCGGGTCGCCTCGTTGTTCATCTGGCATTTCGTCGAGGAGGTCGAACACCGCAGTTCGGCGCTCATCATCTTCGACGCGGTGGTCGGCAGCGATCTGTACCGCATGCGGCAGGCCCCCTCGGTGTTCAAGCACGTGCTCGACGTCATCGCCATCGCGTGCGAGGGCTTCAACAAGCATGTGCCGCTGGAGGAACGGAAGATCGACACGATGTCGATGTTCGCGTCGCACCGCCGTAAGCAGAACCTGCGGCGCCGGTTGCCGTTCCTCCAGTACCAGGATCACGGCCCGATGCCGCGCGCCTTCGACGTCCTGCCGCTCGGCGAACAGCTCGTCGCGCTGGTGGGCATCATCCGCAGCCAGATGCCCAAGCACAATCCCGACCACGAGAAGCTGCCGGCCCTCGCCGACGTGTGGTTCCGTCGATTCGACGAAGGCTACGACGTCTCGCACTGGTACACGGCGGAAACCGTGGGCGGGAGGAACAACTGA